A stretch of Macrobrachium rosenbergii isolate ZJJX-2024 chromosome 12, ASM4041242v1, whole genome shotgun sequence DNA encodes these proteins:
- the LOC136843815 gene encoding uncharacterized protein isoform X2 has product MWFGILLLMIVSRSILGEELGNSSTESEYQHGEMVSSSLVHKFCPRGCTDPLNNSSLSFSALCHLVCFTFVETFGGTNRNGLGKQYDNRQQGIFRSSDYNSDFPSAFKSSTRPQNNGKQVAKTQSDSKFYFDEYSREKVSGPAESDLGDSGIDTNALESSSEVKFFSNLAGPLTGASHSNITVRHISKIKDVLSCGFHINPNEHPQGAHGTGVLRNSYSETIQPVKNRGINPIKVDDNFSSENTTGTLTSRLHAKADVLPLPSLTEQFGFINKIQIAVGSNLYVAGKDNYTLATNSPTSGFKISNWTIPSESLNFKIRGQTEFLKHPGKIASGMLSGHAYNDVAYGQSKHFDVLLNTGDSLGNNTEDIDDIKYKHAYSTVSKAKMTELDLRSTSENKRKSVDNNSSFTAQGFNIHKFLHNILNAKNVSHFGFLNHPRKHDLSIQRNAVKLRWDPFHISSTMSNNTVNTVDSPYPLKNDSIYYSVQVLPMQKNSNADVLKENVNFSNRSERPELHNPEKYTQDGTEKTHHSPATFMSFEKKHDSVNTRCPEFVNYSVNESCETVISRTHLPYAFITLPPNHSEFQEASELLYGRVLPLSLFHSSFLPSNSPSSLFSSMSSSLSQASSRALATRPLGSLQLPQTSEFLTRKPFSEKVLMRSRRTVISSDTPSQPGSTKFRKPLQSSSMPPKSTSTLSNAIKPTRQQNINLVQTQNTAVLHFLSGLGPLKLESENIGRKNAVDQLPCHPVSNCIRKYGDHPLDFCIYGFLPACQEGYVRCLDNYFGPFNELCLNELSSLKGGPSSQT; this is encoded by the exons ATGTGGTTCGG AATTCTGCTCTTGATGATTGTAAGCAGGAGCATACTAGGCGAAGAGCTTGGAAATTCCAGCACAGAAAGTGAATATCAGCATGGAGAGATGGTCTCTTCTTCCCTGGTGCACAAGTTCTGCCCCCGCGGTTGTACAGACCCTCTAAACAACAGCAGCCTCTCATTCAGTGCACTGTGTCATCTAGTGTGTTTTACCTTTGTAGAGACCTTTGGAGGAACAAATAGAAATGGCCTAGGAAAGCAGTATGATAACCGACAGCAAGGTATTTTCCGTAGCTCTGATTATAATAGTGATTTCCCCAGTGCTTTTAAGAGTAGTACTAGACCCCAGAACAATGGTAAACAGGTAGCAAAGACGCAGTCagactcaaaattttatttcgatGAATATTCTAGGGAAAAAGTCAGTGGCCCAGCTGAAAGTGATTTAGGTGATTCAGGAATCGATACTAATGCTCTCGAATCATCGTCAGAGGTAAAGTTTTTCAGTAATTTAGCAGGCCCTTTGACAGGAGCCAGCCACTCAAATATTACAGTGCgacatatttctaaaataaaagacGTTCTCAGCTGtggttttcatataaatccaaATGAGCATCCTCAAGGTGCTCATGGCACAGGCGTCCTTAGAAATTCTTACAGTGAAACCATACAACCAGTCAAGAACAGAGGAATTAACCCCATTAAAgttgatgataatttttcttccGAGAACACAACAGGTACTTTGACATCTCGATTGCACGCAAAAGCTGACGTTCTTCCTTTGCCGTCTCTTACGGAGCAGTTCGGGTTTATTAACAAGATACAAATTGCAGTTGGGTCAAATCTCTATGTTGCTGGGAAGGATAATTATACGCTTGCTACAAATTCACCTACTTCTGGTTTTAAAATTAGCAACTGGACCATTCCATCAGAGAGCCTCAACTTTAAGATTAGAGGACAAACCGAGTTTCTGAAGCATCCAGGAAAGATAGCCAGTGGAATGCTATCTGGACATGCGTATAATGATGTAGCCTATGGCCAGTCTAaacattttgatgttttgttaaaTACCGGAGATTCTTTGGGAAATAACACGGAAGATATTgacgatataaaatataaacatgccTATTCTACTGTGTCCAAGGCCAAGATGACAGAATTGGATTTAAGGTCCACCagtgaaaataaacgaaaatctGTGGACAATAATAGTTCATTCACTGCACAGGgatttaatattcacaaatttcTTCATAATATACTTAATGCAAAAAATGTATCTCACTTTGGGTTTCTTAATCATCCAAGGAAACATGACCTCAGTATCCAACGAAATGCCGTAAAACTTAGGTGGGAtccatttcatatttcttcaacAATGTCAAACAACACAGTAAACACTGTAGACTCACCATATCCTCTTAAAAATGATTCAATATATTACTCAGTCCAGGTATTGCCAATGCAGAAGAACTCAAATGCTGATGtcttaaaagaaaatgtgaatttttcaAACAGATCGGAACGTCCTGAACTTCATAATCCCGAAAAGTACACACAAGATGGAACAGAGAAAACGCATCATTCCCCAGCTACTTTTATGTCATTCGAAAAGAAACACGATTCTGTTAATACTCGTTGCCCAGAATTTGTTAATTATTCCGTAAATGAATCGTGTGAGACAGTCATTTCAAGAACTCATCTTCCATATGCCTTCATAACTTTACCTCCAAATCATTCTGAATTTCAGGAGGCCTCTGAACTTTTATATGGGCGAGTTTTACCCTTATCGTTGTTCCATTCATCGTTTCTACCATCAAATTCGCCCTCTTCGTTATTTTCGTCAATGTCCTCGTCATTATCACAAGCCTCATCACGGGCATTGGCCACTAGACCTCTGGGATCACTGCAGTTACCTCAGACTAGTGAGTTCTTGACTCGGAAGCCTTTCAGTGAAAAGGTACTGATGAGGTCCAGAAGAACTGTAATCAGCTCCGACACTCCATCTCAGCCAGGCAGCACAAAATTTCGTAAACCCTTACAAAGTTCTTCTATGCCTCCAAAATCAACATCCACGCTTTCTAACGCTATTAAACCCACAAGACAGCAGAATATTAATTTAGTTCAAACACAGAATACAGCTGTTCTCCACTTCTTATCCGGCCTTGGACCTCTGAAActagaaagtgaaaatataggGAGAAAGAACGCTGTTGATCAGCTACCTTGTCACCCAGTTTCCAACTGCATTCGGAAATACGGAGATCACCCTCTTGATTTCTGCATTTACGGATTTCTTCCAGCATGCCAAGAGGGTTACGTCCGCTGTCTTGACAATTATTTTGGGCCCTTTAACGAACTCTGTCTGAATGAACTGTCATCACTGAAAGGTGGGCCGTCCAGTCAAACTTGA
- the LOC136843815 gene encoding uncharacterized protein isoform X3: MIVSRSILGEELGNSSTESEYQHGEMVSSSLVHKFCPRGCTDPLNNSSLSFSALCHLVCFTFVETFGGTNRNGLGKQYDNRQQGIFRSSDYNSDFPSAFKSSTRPQNNGKQVAKTQSDSKFYFDEYSREKVSGPAESDLGDSGIDTNALESSSEVKFFSNLAGPLTGASHSNITVRHISKIKDVLSCGFHINPNEHPQGAHGTGVLRNSYSETIQPVKNRGINPIKVDDNFSSENTTGTLTSRLHAKADVLPLPSLTEQFGFINKIQIAVGSNLYVAGKDNYTLATNSPTSGFKISNWTIPSESLNFKIRGQTEFLKHPGKIASGMLSGHAYNDVAYGQSKHFDVLLNTGDSLGNNTEDIDDIKYKHAYSTVSKAKMTELDLRSTSENKRKSVDNNSSFTAQGFNIHKFLHNILNAKNVSHFGFLNHPRKHDLSIQRNAVKLRWDPFHISSTMSNNTVNTVDSPYPLKNDSIYYSVQVLPMQKNSNADVLKENVNFSNRSERPELHNPEKYTQDGTEKTHHSPATFMSFEKKHDSVNTRCPEFVNYSVNESCETVISRTHLPYAFITLPPNHSEFQEASELLYGRVLPLSLFHSSFLPSNSPSSLFSSMSSSLSQASSRALATRPLGSLQLPQTSEFLTRKPFSEKVLMRSRRTVISSDTPSQPGSTKFRKPLQSSSMPPKSTSTLSNAIKPTRQQNINLVQTQNTAVLHFLSGLGPLKLESENIGRKNAVDQLPCHPVSNCIRKYGDHPLDFCIYGFLPACQEGYVRCLDNYFGPFNELCLNELSSLKGGPSSQT, translated from the coding sequence ATGATTGTAAGCAGGAGCATACTAGGCGAAGAGCTTGGAAATTCCAGCACAGAAAGTGAATATCAGCATGGAGAGATGGTCTCTTCTTCCCTGGTGCACAAGTTCTGCCCCCGCGGTTGTACAGACCCTCTAAACAACAGCAGCCTCTCATTCAGTGCACTGTGTCATCTAGTGTGTTTTACCTTTGTAGAGACCTTTGGAGGAACAAATAGAAATGGCCTAGGAAAGCAGTATGATAACCGACAGCAAGGTATTTTCCGTAGCTCTGATTATAATAGTGATTTCCCCAGTGCTTTTAAGAGTAGTACTAGACCCCAGAACAATGGTAAACAGGTAGCAAAGACGCAGTCagactcaaaattttatttcgatGAATATTCTAGGGAAAAAGTCAGTGGCCCAGCTGAAAGTGATTTAGGTGATTCAGGAATCGATACTAATGCTCTCGAATCATCGTCAGAGGTAAAGTTTTTCAGTAATTTAGCAGGCCCTTTGACAGGAGCCAGCCACTCAAATATTACAGTGCgacatatttctaaaataaaagacGTTCTCAGCTGtggttttcatataaatccaaATGAGCATCCTCAAGGTGCTCATGGCACAGGCGTCCTTAGAAATTCTTACAGTGAAACCATACAACCAGTCAAGAACAGAGGAATTAACCCCATTAAAgttgatgataatttttcttccGAGAACACAACAGGTACTTTGACATCTCGATTGCACGCAAAAGCTGACGTTCTTCCTTTGCCGTCTCTTACGGAGCAGTTCGGGTTTATTAACAAGATACAAATTGCAGTTGGGTCAAATCTCTATGTTGCTGGGAAGGATAATTATACGCTTGCTACAAATTCACCTACTTCTGGTTTTAAAATTAGCAACTGGACCATTCCATCAGAGAGCCTCAACTTTAAGATTAGAGGACAAACCGAGTTTCTGAAGCATCCAGGAAAGATAGCCAGTGGAATGCTATCTGGACATGCGTATAATGATGTAGCCTATGGCCAGTCTAaacattttgatgttttgttaaaTACCGGAGATTCTTTGGGAAATAACACGGAAGATATTgacgatataaaatataaacatgccTATTCTACTGTGTCCAAGGCCAAGATGACAGAATTGGATTTAAGGTCCACCagtgaaaataaacgaaaatctGTGGACAATAATAGTTCATTCACTGCACAGGgatttaatattcacaaatttcTTCATAATATACTTAATGCAAAAAATGTATCTCACTTTGGGTTTCTTAATCATCCAAGGAAACATGACCTCAGTATCCAACGAAATGCCGTAAAACTTAGGTGGGAtccatttcatatttcttcaacAATGTCAAACAACACAGTAAACACTGTAGACTCACCATATCCTCTTAAAAATGATTCAATATATTACTCAGTCCAGGTATTGCCAATGCAGAAGAACTCAAATGCTGATGtcttaaaagaaaatgtgaatttttcaAACAGATCGGAACGTCCTGAACTTCATAATCCCGAAAAGTACACACAAGATGGAACAGAGAAAACGCATCATTCCCCAGCTACTTTTATGTCATTCGAAAAGAAACACGATTCTGTTAATACTCGTTGCCCAGAATTTGTTAATTATTCCGTAAATGAATCGTGTGAGACAGTCATTTCAAGAACTCATCTTCCATATGCCTTCATAACTTTACCTCCAAATCATTCTGAATTTCAGGAGGCCTCTGAACTTTTATATGGGCGAGTTTTACCCTTATCGTTGTTCCATTCATCGTTTCTACCATCAAATTCGCCCTCTTCGTTATTTTCGTCAATGTCCTCGTCATTATCACAAGCCTCATCACGGGCATTGGCCACTAGACCTCTGGGATCACTGCAGTTACCTCAGACTAGTGAGTTCTTGACTCGGAAGCCTTTCAGTGAAAAGGTACTGATGAGGTCCAGAAGAACTGTAATCAGCTCCGACACTCCATCTCAGCCAGGCAGCACAAAATTTCGTAAACCCTTACAAAGTTCTTCTATGCCTCCAAAATCAACATCCACGCTTTCTAACGCTATTAAACCCACAAGACAGCAGAATATTAATTTAGTTCAAACACAGAATACAGCTGTTCTCCACTTCTTATCCGGCCTTGGACCTCTGAAActagaaagtgaaaatataggGAGAAAGAACGCTGTTGATCAGCTACCTTGTCACCCAGTTTCCAACTGCATTCGGAAATACGGAGATCACCCTCTTGATTTCTGCATTTACGGATTTCTTCCAGCATGCCAAGAGGGTTACGTCCGCTGTCTTGACAATTATTTTGGGCCCTTTAACGAACTCTGTCTGAATGAACTGTCATCACTGAAAGGTGGGCCGTCCAGTCAAACTTGA
- the LOC136843815 gene encoding uncharacterized protein isoform X1, which produces MGSWLSLLGSAVTTLRILLLMIVSRSILGEELGNSSTESEYQHGEMVSSSLVHKFCPRGCTDPLNNSSLSFSALCHLVCFTFVETFGGTNRNGLGKQYDNRQQGIFRSSDYNSDFPSAFKSSTRPQNNGKQVAKTQSDSKFYFDEYSREKVSGPAESDLGDSGIDTNALESSSEVKFFSNLAGPLTGASHSNITVRHISKIKDVLSCGFHINPNEHPQGAHGTGVLRNSYSETIQPVKNRGINPIKVDDNFSSENTTGTLTSRLHAKADVLPLPSLTEQFGFINKIQIAVGSNLYVAGKDNYTLATNSPTSGFKISNWTIPSESLNFKIRGQTEFLKHPGKIASGMLSGHAYNDVAYGQSKHFDVLLNTGDSLGNNTEDIDDIKYKHAYSTVSKAKMTELDLRSTSENKRKSVDNNSSFTAQGFNIHKFLHNILNAKNVSHFGFLNHPRKHDLSIQRNAVKLRWDPFHISSTMSNNTVNTVDSPYPLKNDSIYYSVQVLPMQKNSNADVLKENVNFSNRSERPELHNPEKYTQDGTEKTHHSPATFMSFEKKHDSVNTRCPEFVNYSVNESCETVISRTHLPYAFITLPPNHSEFQEASELLYGRVLPLSLFHSSFLPSNSPSSLFSSMSSSLSQASSRALATRPLGSLQLPQTSEFLTRKPFSEKVLMRSRRTVISSDTPSQPGSTKFRKPLQSSSMPPKSTSTLSNAIKPTRQQNINLVQTQNTAVLHFLSGLGPLKLESENIGRKNAVDQLPCHPVSNCIRKYGDHPLDFCIYGFLPACQEGYVRCLDNYFGPFNELCLNELSSLKGGPSSQT; this is translated from the coding sequence AATTCTGCTCTTGATGATTGTAAGCAGGAGCATACTAGGCGAAGAGCTTGGAAATTCCAGCACAGAAAGTGAATATCAGCATGGAGAGATGGTCTCTTCTTCCCTGGTGCACAAGTTCTGCCCCCGCGGTTGTACAGACCCTCTAAACAACAGCAGCCTCTCATTCAGTGCACTGTGTCATCTAGTGTGTTTTACCTTTGTAGAGACCTTTGGAGGAACAAATAGAAATGGCCTAGGAAAGCAGTATGATAACCGACAGCAAGGTATTTTCCGTAGCTCTGATTATAATAGTGATTTCCCCAGTGCTTTTAAGAGTAGTACTAGACCCCAGAACAATGGTAAACAGGTAGCAAAGACGCAGTCagactcaaaattttatttcgatGAATATTCTAGGGAAAAAGTCAGTGGCCCAGCTGAAAGTGATTTAGGTGATTCAGGAATCGATACTAATGCTCTCGAATCATCGTCAGAGGTAAAGTTTTTCAGTAATTTAGCAGGCCCTTTGACAGGAGCCAGCCACTCAAATATTACAGTGCgacatatttctaaaataaaagacGTTCTCAGCTGtggttttcatataaatccaaATGAGCATCCTCAAGGTGCTCATGGCACAGGCGTCCTTAGAAATTCTTACAGTGAAACCATACAACCAGTCAAGAACAGAGGAATTAACCCCATTAAAgttgatgataatttttcttccGAGAACACAACAGGTACTTTGACATCTCGATTGCACGCAAAAGCTGACGTTCTTCCTTTGCCGTCTCTTACGGAGCAGTTCGGGTTTATTAACAAGATACAAATTGCAGTTGGGTCAAATCTCTATGTTGCTGGGAAGGATAATTATACGCTTGCTACAAATTCACCTACTTCTGGTTTTAAAATTAGCAACTGGACCATTCCATCAGAGAGCCTCAACTTTAAGATTAGAGGACAAACCGAGTTTCTGAAGCATCCAGGAAAGATAGCCAGTGGAATGCTATCTGGACATGCGTATAATGATGTAGCCTATGGCCAGTCTAaacattttgatgttttgttaaaTACCGGAGATTCTTTGGGAAATAACACGGAAGATATTgacgatataaaatataaacatgccTATTCTACTGTGTCCAAGGCCAAGATGACAGAATTGGATTTAAGGTCCACCagtgaaaataaacgaaaatctGTGGACAATAATAGTTCATTCACTGCACAGGgatttaatattcacaaatttcTTCATAATATACTTAATGCAAAAAATGTATCTCACTTTGGGTTTCTTAATCATCCAAGGAAACATGACCTCAGTATCCAACGAAATGCCGTAAAACTTAGGTGGGAtccatttcatatttcttcaacAATGTCAAACAACACAGTAAACACTGTAGACTCACCATATCCTCTTAAAAATGATTCAATATATTACTCAGTCCAGGTATTGCCAATGCAGAAGAACTCAAATGCTGATGtcttaaaagaaaatgtgaatttttcaAACAGATCGGAACGTCCTGAACTTCATAATCCCGAAAAGTACACACAAGATGGAACAGAGAAAACGCATCATTCCCCAGCTACTTTTATGTCATTCGAAAAGAAACACGATTCTGTTAATACTCGTTGCCCAGAATTTGTTAATTATTCCGTAAATGAATCGTGTGAGACAGTCATTTCAAGAACTCATCTTCCATATGCCTTCATAACTTTACCTCCAAATCATTCTGAATTTCAGGAGGCCTCTGAACTTTTATATGGGCGAGTTTTACCCTTATCGTTGTTCCATTCATCGTTTCTACCATCAAATTCGCCCTCTTCGTTATTTTCGTCAATGTCCTCGTCATTATCACAAGCCTCATCACGGGCATTGGCCACTAGACCTCTGGGATCACTGCAGTTACCTCAGACTAGTGAGTTCTTGACTCGGAAGCCTTTCAGTGAAAAGGTACTGATGAGGTCCAGAAGAACTGTAATCAGCTCCGACACTCCATCTCAGCCAGGCAGCACAAAATTTCGTAAACCCTTACAAAGTTCTTCTATGCCTCCAAAATCAACATCCACGCTTTCTAACGCTATTAAACCCACAAGACAGCAGAATATTAATTTAGTTCAAACACAGAATACAGCTGTTCTCCACTTCTTATCCGGCCTTGGACCTCTGAAActagaaagtgaaaatataggGAGAAAGAACGCTGTTGATCAGCTACCTTGTCACCCAGTTTCCAACTGCATTCGGAAATACGGAGATCACCCTCTTGATTTCTGCATTTACGGATTTCTTCCAGCATGCCAAGAGGGTTACGTCCGCTGTCTTGACAATTATTTTGGGCCCTTTAACGAACTCTGTCTGAATGAACTGTCATCACTGAAAGGTGGGCCGTCCAGTCAAACTTGA